The proteins below come from a single Thunnus thynnus chromosome 10, fThuThy2.1, whole genome shotgun sequence genomic window:
- the rusc1 gene encoding uncharacterized protein rusc1 isoform X2, producing MQSSNCSSQPPKARRFDVNRRNNTVAGPKSHGPGFQREDKNMNTITTSSPRRVSKGPSAPSRTRVGVQPRAPVNQSRFGSQKQGSTISKSAKPKPKTARTSAATQIAPEAAPPALPPDLPLDPNCNEPSLPCLCCDGRSPQDNNSMFNHNHNNNNTISLRQQMQLPPPPAPLPQRQDGTGAKEQPQPPSQAQAQLDPSARPAANLENEGKNADENADLDNKKNVKVEEVEDEEENSGDIDIDVDDDEGDNDDDDDDDDTLVPSCCDCPPSLLEFSLTSSTSSSSTSISSCSDLESDCADQSASVCSSHDQDNLSVALSPKDHSLPQAPECQPPARSPPSLPLNRNPFSHSPIPPCSPDEGYPSALDSPSPDYLGVKGDSEVTKLGLLDFLESVGEFGKMERFSQVIQVARWDLEGEQHWDVLRDRLDHLDRLEKVNREVKLAYIARLHDKGFDLGDLEEQDLSDVMDEMGNIDISWKLYKNRGGSMGDSQEFSDAGVDLTAPSDCDDPLVPDSLTPSPVEPPPRPPKPPARHASVSSDLHTYINISRETISMAVSTSPTLSTFSPNSSSPTFTTFRCEKPLPPSPPSIPPLPASKPVPYLTLYTTPSPPPSIPTPTPPIPPPRKRHLARKEAQRLAALQAEQEKTPLSLPPPTTRPPPLPPPPVISLSSSSPPAIPPPPPALPPPPSFHALDVEIRKLLMLAGLTQAELLKLSPELGDCVGGLEDQGNGDNLITSRSVELHEFRLKDSEEEKECDSKLMARDGWSSRGKLDGDRRVDVLGEATEGKKKEDAQRTTSFTEMARRRKRNSGLTSDPYYSTGLSNTHETKGKNMSFETFHYPAELPDSPPPPPPPRPLPPIPPSLPTPKVSTLSANSAQPERFDWLIAFTPDCDAPPQPPPIEMRKSHIETTKKISSSGSTPGSAPKVTTFKELRFRNKSASPPTKLIMEPDPDPTVVTPDPDILYNLKWRREKTGTDGTQWEYTSQAQAFFMQPPPALTSMAALKEMLQRADKEGGRPELCPSQKIGSSVSDSSLWTMGREWEGEEVRREEKEGKEEEEEEEEEEEVEVRGRADGGRTFESRTAVSSPPLSLAQSSQPYFLHTALPSYRPGYCNSHPLTVSRPHRHVGRESTDKHCNMQWAHTASSAYIHRDDSSADISSGFNSDSLADLGVDSSHDYGNIFKKNTHSAHRDSKPNDRGSTSISNFDSLYCSDSEDRTNTPAKPDTPVSSTTEAPGCTTPYKNIDVMMTYSNSVNARDSLYSNSREKRAHSHADLNSNKARTSKELPPLPTYYLYHPKNCPLHRGAPPRLSPIGALSPPQRSGAPPPGAAGSCLSSPLFPRSHTLPALTAPLYYPNLYPPIPPRAPPLPPKLHQAPLQSRVATVRSVSFAGTVQRGETSWMGEDVKHPMRGLGLSSLCLQEKKALVSAVSVAVEAVLAQFSSSRTVVQKALSGDSAINPSLGRLVLQCLCPALHSLLTDGLKPHQSDLIAGRRPNSAWGLVQASTKPGPRTQALFNLQVRVGELPQLRQSKHRFNAFLLGLLNTKLLDFWLSHLQSCSDVLETYYRPSSFMCLSLTACQPLFEELLLVLQPLSLLTFNLDLLFQHHHLEHDSHSPEIPSPPCQDAGFQLSTKGSQSKNAGCRYIESLSEVDFGSPEHQADKDGANSSPLANPKNGGSGASTNSNAAPIKASVSLGQTSPQLLWVQEKEIGELPPPSIEEDSLAQQAGQVIQQGWGAVMRWGGRLSQNLAELSLSAGKREEMKMDLPDLPVQAGSDFAPVSSGTQVPWGLGRLFGASKSPNSPTGHTPPSRRPSQWLAPGVTALTRMVSSSSTPMVRRAAEAQGESEPESEREVDTLEMKDKPRPLRSVRTLCDHTGTGSELSFCKGEELVILGGVDQDWIRCRQGDKEGLVPIGYTSLIM from the exons ATGCAGTCCTCAAACTGCTCCTCTCAGCCTCCAAAGGCTAGGCGTTTTGACGTCAACCGACGGAACAATACCGTAGCTGGACCAAAGTCTCATGGCCCTGGGTTTCAGAGGGAggataaaaacatgaacacaatcaCTACTTCCTCCCCACGCCGGGTTTCTAAAGGCCCCTCTGCTCCTTCCAGGACCAGAGTGGGAGTGCAGCCTCGAGCACCAGTAAACCAGTCCAGGTTTGGCTCACAAAAACAGGGTTCCACCATCTCCAAATCAGCTAAACCCAAACCGAAGACTGCTCGTACATCGGCAGCAACCCAAATTGCACCTGAAGCCGCTCCTCCTGCGCTTCCCCCTGATCTTCCTCTTGACCCCAACTGCAACGAGCCAAGCCTCCCGTGTTTGTGCTGCGATGGCCGCTCACCACAGGACAACAACAGTATGTTCAACCataaccacaacaacaacaacaccatcTCTCTCAGACAGCAAATgcagcttcctcctcctccggcCCCATTACCCCAGAGGCAGGATGGGACAGGGGCCAAGGAGCAGCCTCAGCCTCCTTCACAAGCACAGGCCCAGCTGGATCCCTCTGCTCGCCCTGCTGCCAATCTGGAAAATGAAGGCAAGAATGCAGATGAAAACGCTGATCTggacaacaagaaaaatgtaaaagtagaGGAAGTggaagatgaggaagagaaCAGCGGGGATATTGATATTGACGtcgatgatgatgaaggtgacaatgatgatgatgacgatgatgatgacacCCTGGTCCCTTCATGCTGTGActgtcccccctccctcctGGAGTTCTCCCTCACCTCTTCTACTTCTTCATCCTCCACCTCCATCAGCTCCTGCTCTGACCTGGAGTCTGACTGTGCAGATCAATCCGCCTCCGTCTGCTCTTCCCACGACCAAGATAATCTTTCTGTCGCTCTGTCTCCCAAAGACCACTCTCTTCCGCAAGCCCCTGAATGCCAGCCTCCTGCACGTTCACCCCCTTCCCTTCCTCTCAACCGTAATCCCTTCTCACACTCCCCCATTCCTCCTTGCTCCCCAGATGAGGGCTACCCCTCTGCCCTAGACTCCCCCTCTCCTGACTACTTAGGAGTCAAAGGTGATTCAGAGGTTACCAAGCTAGGCTTGCTTGACTTCTTAGAATCAGTAGGGGAGTTTGGGAAAATGGAGCGCTTCAGCCAGGTGATCCAAGTGGCTCGTTGGGATCTGGAGGGGGAGCAGCACTGGGATGTTCTGAGGGATAGGTTAGATCACCTGGATCGCTTGGAGAAAGTTAACAGGGAAGTAAAACTGGCCTACATCGCTAGACTCCACGACAAGGGATTTGATCTTGGAGATCTGGAGGAGCAAGACCTCTCAGATGTCATGGATGAAATGGGTAACATCGACATTTCCTGGAAGTTGTACAAAAACCGCGGGGGAAGTATGGGAGACTCTCAGGAGTTTTCTGACGCTGGGGTTGACCTCACTGCTCCTTCAGACTGTGATGATCCTCTTGTTCCAGATTCCCTCACCCCTTCCCCTGTTGAGCCACCACCTCGACCCCCCAAACCTCCAGCGCGTCATGCCAGCGTGAGCTCTGACCTCCACACCTACATCAATATCAGCAGGGAGACCATCTCCATGGCTGTCTCCACCTCTCCTACATTGTCGACTTTCTCCCCTAACTCCTCATCTCCCACGTTCACCACTTTTAGATGTGAGAAACCCTTACCTCCATCTCCCCCATCCATTCCTCCACTCCCTGCCTCTAAACCCGTCCCTTACCTCACCCTCTATACCactccttctccacctccatCTATCCCCACCCCAACTCCTCCCATCCCTCCCCCTCGGAAACGACACCTTGCCAGGAAGGAAGCACAGCGTCTTGCTGCTCTTCAAGCCGAACAGGAAAAGACCCCTCTGTCCCTCCCACCTCCTACCACACGCCCTccacctctgcctcctccacctGTTATCTCACTCTCTTCCTCATCTCCCCCTGCcataccaccaccaccacctgccctgcctcctcccccctccttccATGCACTGGATGTGGAGATTCGGAAGCTACTGATGCTTGCAGGATTGACCCAAGCTGAGCTCCTCAAACTCAGCCCAGAGCTTGGCGACTGTGTAGGAGGGTTAGAGGACCAGGGCAACGGTGATAATCTTATCACATCTAGATCTGTGGAGCTACATGAATTCAGACTAAAAGACagtgaggaagaaaaggaaTGCGACTCCAAGTTGATGGCCAGAGATGGATGGAGCAGCAGAGGCAAGTTGGATGGAGATCGAAGAGTAGATGTACTCGGAGAAGCCACAGAAGGCAAAAAGAAAGAGGACGCACAAAGAACCACCTCCTTCACCGAGATGGcaagaagaaggaagaggaaCAGCGGTCTGACTTCAGACCCTTACTACAGCACCGGTCTTAGCAATACGCATGAAACTAAAGGGAAGAATATGAGCTTTGAGACTTTCCATTATCCTGCCGAATTACCAGATtcgcctccccctcctcctcctcctcgtccctTACCCCCAATCCCTCCGTCTTTGCCAACTCCCAAAGTTAGCACTCTCTCAGCTAACTCTGCACAGCCTGAGCGATTTGATTGGCTCATAGCATTCACCCCTGATTGTGATGCCCCACCACAGCCCCCGCCCattgaaatgagaaaatcacACATAGAAACCACAAAGAAGATCAGTTCATCAGGGTCAACTCCAGGATCAGCCCCAAAAGTCACAACGTTCAAAGAGCTGCGTTTCCGCAACAAGAGCGCCTCCCCACCAACAAAGTTGATCATGGAGCCAGACCCTGACCCCACAGTCGTTACTCCAGATCCAGATATACTGTACAACTTGAagtggagaagagagaagacaggCACCGATGGCACCCAATGGGAGTACACCTCTCAGGCTCAGGCCTTCTTCATGCAACCGCCACCAGCCCTGACCTCAATGGCTGCTTTGAAGGAAATGCTCCAGAGAGCTGATAAGGAGGGTGGACGTCCAGAGCTATGCCCATCACAGAAGATTGGCTCCTCGGTCAGTGACAGCAGCCTGTGGACCATGGGCAGAGAGTGGGAGGGTGAAGAAGttaggagagaggaaaaggaagggaaagaagaagaagaggaggaagaagaagaggaggaggtggaggtgagaGGACGAGCTGATGGAGGAAGGACTTTTGAATCAAGAACAGCAG TTTCCTCCCCCCCACTGTCCCTCGCCCAGTCCTCCCAACCCTACTTCCTCCACACTGCCCTCCCTTCCTATCGCCCAGGCTACTGTAACTCCCATCCCCTCACAGTTTCCAGGCCCCACCGCCATGTGGGCAGAGAGTCCACAGACAAACACTGCAACATGCAGTGGGCGCATACTGCCAGCTCAGCTTATATCCACAGAGATGATTCCAGCGCTGATATAAGCTCCGGGTTTAACTCTGATTCCCTGGCTGATCTTGGTGTAGACTCTTCTCATGATTATGGGAATATctttaagaaaaacacacactctgcacaCCGTGATTCCAAACCCAATGACAGGGGCTCTACATCTATCAGTAATTTTGACTCTCTCTACTGCAGTGACTCAGAGGATCGGACCAATACACCCGCTAAACCAGACACACCTGTTAGTAGCACAACCGAAGCACCAGGCTGCACCACCCCGTATAAGAACATCGATGTTATGATGACGTATTCTAACAGTGTCAATGCTAGGGATTCACTGTAttcaaacagcagagaaaagcgCGCACACTCACACGCAGACCTCAACAGCAACAAGGCCAGGACATCCAAAGAGCTCCCCCCTCTCCCCACCTATTACTTGTACCACCCCAAAAACTGCCCTCTGCACAGGGGTGCCCCTCCTCGCCTCTCCCCTATAGGAGCCCTCTCCCCTCCTCAGCGCTCAGGAGCGCCCCCTCCAGGTGCGGCAGGCTCCTGCCTCAGCTCCCCGCTTTTCCCCCGCTCGCACACCCTGCCTGCCCTCACTGCTCCCCTCTACTACCCAAACCTCTACCCTCCTATACCGCCCAGGGCTCCCCCCCTACCCCCAAAACTCCACCAGGCTCCTCTGCAGTCGCGCGTGGCGA CTGTTCGCAGTGTGTCATTCGCTGGAACtgtacagagaggagagacatcCTGGATGGGCGAAGATGTGAAGCATCCAATGAGAGGTCTTGGCCTGTCCTCTCTGTGCCTGCAGGAGAAGAAAG CTCTGGTCAGTGCGGTCAGTGTGGCAGTGGAAGCCGTCTTGGCCCAGTTCAGCTCTTCTCGGACCGTAGTTCAGAAG gcCTTATCAGGAGACAGCGCTATAAATCCATCTCTGGGCCGTCTGGTGCTGCAGTGTCTCTGCCCCGCCCTGCACAGTTTGCTGACCGATGGCCTAAAACCCCACCAGAGTGACCTGATTGCAGGCAGGAGGCCAAATTCAGCCTGGGGCCTGGTCCAGGCCTCCACCAAGCCAG GCCCTAGAACACAAGCCTTGTTCAACCTGCAAGTTCGAGTTGGAGAGCTGCCGCAGCTCAGACAGAGCAAACACAGGTTCAACGCATTCCTCCTTGGCCTACTGAA TACCAAGCTTCTTGATTTCTGGCTGTCTCACCTTCAGTCTTGCAGTG ATGTGTTGGAGACATACTACCGCCCCTCCTCCTTTATGTGTCTGTCGCTAACCGCCTGCCAACCTCTGTTTGAGGAACTGCTCCTggtgctgcagcctctcagccTGCTGACCTTTAACCTTGACCTGCTCTTTCAGCACCACCACTTAGAGCATGATAGTCACAGTCCAGAGATCCCCAGTCCACCTTGTCAGGATGCAGGATTCCAGCTGTCAACAAAGGGGTCCCAATCTAAGAACGCAGGCTGCAGATATATTGAAAGCCTCTCAGAAGTAGACTTTGGAAGTCCAGAACATCAGGCAGATAAAGATGGTGCAAACTCGTCACCATTGGCTAATCCAAAGAATGGAGGTTCAGGGGCGTCAACAAATAGCAATGCTGCACCCATAAAGGCTTCGGTCAGCCTCGGGCAGACAAGTCCGCAGCTGTTGTGGGTGCAGGAGAAGGAAATTGGGGAATTACCTCCTCCAAGCATCGAGGAGGACAGCCTTGCTCAGCAGGCTGGACAG gtTATCCAGCAGGGATGGGGGGCTGTGATGCGCTGGGGAGGCAGACTGAGCCAGAATCTGGCTGAGCTGAGCCTGTCTGCAGGGAAAAGGGAGGAGATGAAGATGGATCTGCCGGATCTCCCGGTCCAGGCAGGGAGTGACTTCGCTCCGGTCAGCAGTGGCACTCAGGTTCCTTGGGGTCTGGGGCGTCTCTTTGGTGCTTCTAAAAGCCCCAACAGCCCAACAGGTCACACACCACCATCCAG gCGTCCCTCTCAGTGGTTGGCTCCTGGTGTCACAGCGCTGACCCGAATGGTGAGCAGCAGCTCCACCCCGATGGTAAGGAGGGCTGCGGAGGCCCAAGGAGAAAGTGAGccagagtcagagagagaggttgaCACACTGGAGATGAAGGACAAACCCAGACCACTCAG GTCAGTAAGAACGCTGTGTGACCACACTGGAACAGGTTCGGAGCTCAGCTTCTGCAAGGGGGAGGAACTCGTAATCTTAGGAGGCGTTGATCAAGACTGGATCCGCTGTCGTCAGGGAGATAAAGAGGGGCTGGTACCTATTGGCTACACCTCGCTCATCATGTGA